A segment of the Nitrosopumilaceae archaeon genome:
CTACTAGCATCCATTCTGCGAATCTTCAAGGCCACTATTTTTTTTCTTTGATTTGATAAGACCACAACACCAACGTAGCCCTTGCCAAGAACAGGTATGTTGTTAAGTGTAGTTGTACCAGTAAATGAGACTCCTTTAATTCCAAGTTTTTTGAGCTCTGTGGTTCGTTTTGAGAGCTCGCCTCTTGTTGCCTTTGGATAGCCTAGAATTGAAGAATATGGTTCTATGGCAAGCTTGCTAAGGGGAACTAAAGAAGAATCCATCTGTAGTGGTAAGCTCTGTCAGAGCCTTTTTAATGGATTTGCTTGCAGTTTGTTTTCCATCAAATATCCTAAATCCTCGTTTGATATCAAATACCAAACCACTTGGAATGCCAGATGTTGAAAGATTTTTTTTCAAAAGATTGTTCAAAAATAATTTGGCATCATGGAATGGTCTGTCTTGTAATGATAAAATTTTTCCAGATTCATTAATCCACAATAATTTGTTTTTCTGATTTTTTGCAATAAAACTTTCTGATTCTTTTCTTCTTAAAACTTCGGGACCATTTTTTATCATGAACTTTTCAATTTTTGGCAAACGCAATAAGAAAATCATTGCAGCTTCTGATTTTTCATCTGTGACAGAAGACTTGCGCAATACATCAAAACCTGCAAGCTCAAGCTGACCTGAAATGGCAGTTGTTGCTCGCTTTACCTGACCCCAAATTATATCAGGGCTGCGAGGTTTGTAGTTGAATTTAACAATTATTGTACTGTCAAGATTTTTTCTGTTTGGATGTAGTGGTTTTAGTTTGAAAAATAACAGTGATGGTTTTTTCAAAAATGATCGCGCAGATAGAACAAACTTGCCTACACTCTCTGCTGAAATTGCGGTTCCAAGGTTTCTGTTGCTGTCTATTGGATCTATTATTACAAGTGGTGTTTCAAATCTCTTAGTTGGGTTTCCTATGATTTGGTTCTGTACAAAATTTGAGGCAGCTTCCAACACTCCAAGAAAACTTCCATAGTGTAATACGAGAACCTCAGCTACATAGCCGCCAAAGCCTTCTTTGGCTATCTCTGCACCATAAATGTCCATGGCAGTTAGGAATTTTTTCAACAATCTTACCTCGTCTTTTTTTTCCTGGTCAAGTGATTGTAGTATGAATTTTGTGTGAAAAGAGGACCTGTCTGCAGCACTCTTCCACTGTCCTGCTTGTACGTCATAACAGGGTACCACATTTACTAGGGTGCCTTTAACAGATGCTTCTACATATGGATGATCTGAATACCTCACGTATGGTTTGAATTTTTTTAGAGCATCAAAACCAATTTTTTTTCCAATTGACTCGAAAGTTTTTTCATCAGTATCATTTTTTAGTTTTACAAAAATGTCCAAATCAACTTCACCTTGAAGCCAAGTTCCCTTCGCATACGAACCTCCAATCTCTACTCCTACAACATTGGGAAATTTGGTAGCTTGTTCTTTTACTAATTGTAGTGAATATTCTGCTAGTTCTTTCATTTTTTCTTGTTCTTTTGCAGTAGGTATGGTGAATTTTTTTACCTGATCTAAAACTTTCATTTTGCTTTTACCACCTGTAAATCAGTGTATATAGGTCCGTTAGGAGTTAAGATACTTTTCTTAAATTTTAGCTCAGTAATGGTATCATGGCCTAGCTGAATTGTCTTTAATTTGTCCAATTCCTTGGAAATATCACCAATATTGTTTTTGATTCTAAAGATGGTCAGATGTGGCTTGAATGGTTTGTCACTTTTGAATCCTAGTGGAGCAAGTTTTTCTTCTACTTGTTTTGCAAGCTTGACAAGATTTTGTGCTGCAGTCTCATCTACACCTATCCATAAGACACGTGGAAATCTAGGATTTGGAAATGCGCCAACTCCACTAAAGATTATCTGAATTGGGCTAAATGTAATTGACTTTAATGATTCTATTATCTTTGGAGCAATCTCGTCTGCTATCTCACCTAAGAAAAGTAACGTAAAATGCATGTTTTCTTTGCTTACCGGTTTTGCTTTGATCTTTAGATCTGATTGAAGTTTTGCAATATGGTCTAGTACATCATTATTTTGAATCTCTACAGCTACAAAAGTTCGCATCACAAGTTTTTTGGTAATCTGTTTATAATGATTTCCGGTAGCTTCATAGACTGGAAATTCTCAGCTAGCTATGTGACAAAGCTCATTGTCTGTCTTACCGGAATGCCAGGAGCTGGTAAATCTACAATAGCTGATGCTCTAAAATCAAAAGGCTTTGATAAGATAACCATGGGTGACGCTGTTAGAGCAGAAGCTACTAGAAGAAAGATTGATCCTACTGGAGAAAATTTGGGCAAGCTGATGCTTGAGATTAGAGAAAAAAATGGTCCCGGCGCTGTTGCAGAATTGATAAAAGATCAAATTGTAAACTCAAAATCCGACGTTATTCTAATTGATGGAGTACGTTCCATTCCAGAAGTTGAGGTATTAAAAAAATTTGGGACAGTAAAGATTCTTGCAATTCACGCATCTGGAGATACTAGATTTGGATTTTTAACTAATCGAAAAAGATCAGACGATCCAGAAAATCGTGGCGAATTTGTCAAGCGAGATTCTAGAGAAATAGGAGTTGGGATGAGTGAATCAATCGCACTTGCAGATGAAACCCTATCCAACAACAATCTCACAATTCCGCAACTAATTGATTCTGCCTGTAATATCATAAAAGGTTGGATAAAGTGAAAATTCCCGATGTCTCCTGCAAGATAGAAGCATATGCAGCTGTAAACCCTTCCGAAGATCCAGAAAAAGTTCGACTAGCAGTATCACATGTACTTTTGGATGCAAATTACAAGTACGAAGATGGTAGCATCAAAGCCACTTCAAAGGATCTTCAGTCTCTTGCTAAAATTTATGACATTATTAGATCCCGTAGAGTTACAAGAACATACAGACGACAGATGCGATTTCATACACATGATACAACCACATGGTTTTATCTAAACAAGCAAGCTGCATTTGTTGATGTGATAGCAATCTGCGAAGAAGCAGAAGAATCTCCTATGGGACCAATCAAAATAATACTACACTCTGAAGATATTTCCAAAGTAATAGACTGGCTAGTTCCTGAATCTACTGAATAGGGATTTTTAAAATGAGTAACGAAATGCTAGAAAAGGAAAAACAGGCACTTACCCCTGAATCTGGATTTAATCTTATAGGAATAGATCCGTTTGGGTCTGCAGGAAACACACTCTATCTGATAGAACATTTTGAAAAATATCAGGATGCATTAAATGCAAAAAAACAAAGAGATAATCCCGATGAATATTTGATTTTGTATCCTGGTGCAGCATGACATATTCTCACTTGACCTGCGCTTGAACTATCTAATCGTATTTTAAAAAGTGAGGGAACTAAACCAACTAAACAATTCACATATGGGTCCAAAATAAAATTGAAACGCTAATCAAATTGACTTCAAAGAAATAAATCAAAATGATGTAAAGTGATTATAATTGCTTACAAAAGAAGA
Coding sequences within it:
- the thpR gene encoding RNA 2',3'-cyclic phosphodiesterase: MRTFVAVEIQNNDVLDHIAKLQSDLKIKAKPVSKENMHFTLLFLGEIADEIAPKIIESLKSITFSPIQIIFSGVGAFPNPRFPRVLWIGVDETAAQNLVKLAKQVEEKLAPLGFKSDKPFKPHLTIFRIKNNIGDISKELDKLKTIQLGHDTITELKFKKSILTPNGPIYTDLQVVKAK
- a CDS encoding RNA-binding domain-containing protein: MKIPDVSCKIEAYAAVNPSEDPEKVRLAVSHVLLDANYKYEDGSIKATSKDLQSLAKIYDIIRSRRVTRTYRRQMRFHTHDTTTWFYLNKQAAFVDVIAICEEAEESPMGPIKIILHSEDISKVIDWLVPESTE
- the cca gene encoding CCA tRNA nucleotidyltransferase, translating into MKVLDQVKKFTIPTAKEQEKMKELAEYSLQLVKEQATKFPNVVGVEIGGSYAKGTWLQGEVDLDIFVKLKNDTDEKTFESIGKKIGFDALKKFKPYVRYSDHPYVEASVKGTLVNVVPCYDVQAGQWKSAADRSSFHTKFILQSLDQEKKDEVRLLKKFLTAMDIYGAEIAKEGFGGYVAEVLVLHYGSFLGVLEAASNFVQNQIIGNPTKRFETPLVIIDPIDSNRNLGTAISAESVGKFVLSARSFLKKPSLLFFKLKPLHPNRKNLDSTIIVKFNYKPRSPDIIWGQVKRATTAISGQLELAGFDVLRKSSVTDEKSEAAMIFLLRLPKIEKFMIKNGPEVLRRKESESFIAKNQKNKLLWINESGKILSLQDRPFHDAKLFLNNLLKKNLSTSGIPSGLVFDIKRGFRIFDGKQTASKSIKKALTELTTTDGFFFSSP
- a CDS encoding AAA family ATPase; the protein is MISGSFIDWKFSASYVTKLIVCLTGMPGAGKSTIADALKSKGFDKITMGDAVRAEATRRKIDPTGENLGKLMLEIREKNGPGAVAELIKDQIVNSKSDVILIDGVRSIPEVEVLKKFGTVKILAIHASGDTRFGFLTNRKRSDDPENRGEFVKRDSREIGVGMSESIALADETLSNNNLTIPQLIDSACNIIKGWIK